A single region of the Anaerococcus urinomassiliensis genome encodes:
- a CDS encoding energy-coupling factor transporter transmembrane component T, with translation MKKFKLSTGTKFGLLLFYTSTLTIFFTTKLEILNMVMILLLFFSIRKWKYCVKAIFGFIVLTGIYYFTRNMLGVAQVFHTWALIVRRLLIPFSIGYYVILSTNISSVMASLEKLKIPKTIIIPLIVMFRYMPALNDEYSNIKNAMKIRGIEIGLKSLKTPQLTLEYLLVPLLFSTSNIGEELSQAAFSKGISLDGKKERYFSTQLTKSDVLIFIYLIFFIFLLIRR, from the coding sequence ATGAAAAAATTTAAATTGAGTACAGGTACAAAATTTGGACTTTTACTTTTTTACACAAGTACGCTAACAATTTTTTTTACAACAAAACTTGAAATATTAAACATGGTAATGATTCTTTTGCTCTTTTTCAGCATTCGTAAATGGAAGTATTGTGTAAAAGCAATATTCGGATTTATCGTGTTAACAGGAATATATTATTTTACAAGGAATATGTTAGGAGTTGCTCAAGTGTTTCATACTTGGGCACTCATTGTTAGAAGGTTATTGATTCCATTTAGCATTGGATATTATGTTATTTTATCTACCAATATAAGCTCTGTGATGGCTAGCTTGGAAAAACTCAAAATTCCAAAAACTATAATTATTCCTTTGATAGTTATGTTTAGGTATATGCCAGCGTTAAATGATGAGTACAGTAATATAAAAAATGCAATGAAAATTAGAGGAATAGAAATTGGATTAAAATCTCTGAAAACACCACAGTTAACGCTTGAATATCTTTTAGTACCACTTCTTTTTTCAACTTCAAACATAGGGGAAGAATTATCGCAAGCAGCATTCAGCAAGGGGATTAGCTTGGATGGCAAAAAGGAAAGATATTTTTCAACACAGCTTACTAAGAGCGATGTGCTTATTTTCATTTATTTGATATTTTTTATATTTTTATTGATAAGGAGATAA
- a CDS encoding relaxase/mobilization nuclease domain-containing protein, whose amino-acid sequence MAITKIHPIKSTLNLAIDYITKSEKTDEKVLVSSFKCHPSTAHIQFMKTREDNDTKGTVLARHLIQSFLPGEVDPIKAHEIGMELCKKILKEDYEFVLATHIDRGHIHNHIIFNNVNYKTGKCYQSNKKTYHKIRYQSDELCKENKLSVIDEYYEAYKRKYKTAGKSWYEYDQNKKGNSWKSKLQFDIDRMINKSKSWEEFLDNMKSIDYEIKFGKHIAFRHKDKQRFTRAKTIGEDYTEEKIKERIDLAIKNKANLIKKRVGNVIDLSTNKKAQSSKGYEVWARKYNIKTMADSIIKLREQGINSITQLDDLIKKSADDRQNLLDKIKKIETEMKSLSQDMENINTINKYREIYKYHKKNPEDKQFAEEYYSELSVYKIAAQNILKNYKKLPNTKEILSNLDKLQEKKNTLMQEYSLNKEQFSDLVQYRKNYENYYGKEVER is encoded by the coding sequence ATGGCAATTACAAAAATACATCCTATAAAATCAACTCTAAATTTGGCAATAGATTATATAACTAAGAGTGAAAAAACTGATGAAAAAGTCTTGGTTTCTTCATTCAAATGTCATCCATCAACTGCCCATATTCAATTTATGAAAACACGAGAAGATAATGATACGAAAGGTACAGTTTTGGCTAGACATTTAATCCAATCTTTTCTACCAGGAGAGGTTGATCCTATAAAAGCTCACGAAATAGGAATGGAATTATGCAAGAAAATTTTAAAAGAAGATTATGAATTTGTTCTTGCAACTCACATAGATAGAGGACATATCCATAACCATATTATTTTTAATAATGTTAATTACAAGACTGGTAAATGCTACCAATCTAACAAAAAAACTTACCATAAAATCAGGTATCAAAGTGACGAATTATGTAAAGAAAATAAGCTTTCAGTCATTGATGAATATTATGAAGCTTACAAAAGAAAATATAAAACTGCTGGTAAATCTTGGTACGAATATGACCAAAACAAGAAAGGAAATTCTTGGAAATCTAAATTGCAATTTGATATAGACAGAATGATTAATAAATCTAAATCTTGGGAAGAATTTTTAGATAATATGAAATCTATTGATTATGAAATTAAGTTTGGTAAACACATTGCTTTTCGTCATAAAGATAAGCAAAGATTTACAAGAGCTAAGACTATCGGAGAAGATTATACTGAGGAAAAAATCAAAGAAAGAATAGATTTAGCAATTAAAAATAAAGCTAATCTTATTAAAAAACGTGTAGGAAATGTTATTGATTTATCTACTAATAAAAAAGCTCAATCCTCTAAAGGTTATGAAGTTTGGGCAAGAAAATATAATATCAAAACAATGGCTGATTCAATAATTAAATTAAGAGAGCAAGGAATTAATTCCATTACACAACTCGATGATCTAATCAAAAAATCTGCTGATGATAGACAAAACTTGTTAGATAAAATAAAGAAGATTGAAACTGAAATGAAGAGTTTATCTCAAGATATGGAAAATATAAATACTATAAATAAGTATCGTGAAATATATAAATACCACAAGAAAAATCCTGAAGATAAACAATTTGCAGAAGAATATTATAGTGAACTTTCCGTCTATAAAATAGCTGCTCAAAACATACTAAAGAACTATAAAAAGCTACCCAACACAAAAGAAATACTATCAAACCTAGATAAATTGCAAGAAAAAAAGAACACCCTTATGCAAGAGTATTCTTTGAATAAAGAACAATTTTCTGACCTTGTTCAGTATAGGAAAAACTATGAAAATTATTATGGGAAGGAGGTGGAGAGGTAG
- a CDS encoding plasmid mobilization protein has protein sequence MDNRKRNNQLKIYLTDEEKEIFEKKMKLANCKTMSHFLRKCVLEKEIYVVDLEPFRNLQWLLSNATNNINQIAKATNTTGVIYKNEIESMNKQIEKLSIEIWKIHSLLLNKSKESSGD, from the coding sequence ATGGATAATAGAAAAAGAAATAATCAGCTTAAAATATATTTAACAGATGAAGAAAAAGAAATCTTTGAAAAGAAAATGAAACTTGCTAATTGCAAAACTATGTCCCACTTTCTTAGAAAATGTGTATTGGAAAAAGAGATTTATGTTGTAGATTTAGAACCATTTAGAAACCTACAATGGCTACTTTCAAATGCAACAAATAACATAAACCAGATTGCAAAAGCAACTAATACAACTGGTGTTATTTACAAAAATGAAATTGAATCAATGAATAAGCAGATAGAAAAATTATCAATAGAAATATGGAAGATCCATTCTCTACTTCTTAATAAATCAAAAGAAAGTTCTGGTGATTAG
- a CDS encoding MptD family putative ECF transporter S component, producing the protein MESNKITLKDLIMTGVFSSLYFILSWIVGMPLGALVVTYLAYPFCYAIVGGIVTMFFMAKCPKKWLTFIFTMLPSIILLIMGMPPITIINYLICSLLAELVRWKVGFKSIKGMKLSHICISLASMNTFLLIFLAKDIYYKMTVGVMGETYANAITSLPLWSLFILYASVIIGAIIGGQIGAKVLSKHFKKFGID; encoded by the coding sequence ATGGAATCAAATAAAATTACATTAAAAGACTTGATTATGACAGGTGTTTTTTCCAGTTTGTATTTTATACTAAGCTGGATAGTAGGAATGCCATTGGGAGCACTTGTAGTCACATATCTAGCATATCCGTTTTGCTATGCAATAGTGGGTGGGATTGTTACCATGTTTTTTATGGCAAAATGCCCTAAGAAATGGTTAACTTTTATTTTTACAATGTTACCTAGCATTATTCTATTAATCATGGGGATGCCACCTATAACTATCATAAATTATTTAATTTGTTCTTTGTTAGCTGAACTAGTACGTTGGAAAGTTGGGTTTAAGTCGATTAAAGGAATGAAGTTATCTCATATATGTATTTCCTTGGCGTCAATGAATACTTTTTTGCTGATTTTTTTAGCTAAAGATATATATTATAAAATGACAGTAGGGGTGATGGGTGAAACCTATGCGAATGCTATTACTAGCTTACCTTTGTGGTCATTATTTATTCTTTACGCAAGTGTAATCATTGGAGCAATAATTGGAGGCCAAATAGGAGCAAAGGTATTAAGTAAGCATTTTAAAAAATTTGGAATTGACTAA
- a CDS encoding ABC transporter ATP-binding protein, which translates to MLSVFKKIWNFSIEEQVYLKKSIFANFFGSIFNALQFAAIYYAIFGIVNKDISIKTIGISSLFLLISIAGVIISKNSSMLKQTHAGYFMAGHKRIELGEKIKKVPMGFFSSLSLGNLTTIATTNLDNVETWVPTLCIMVFGGMLNAIVFILSLFLFSYKVGLVAIVGSIVFLMIIARMQKRSIKNADKIHEIQVSLTKEVLSTLQGMQIIKSYNLRGSNNKKLDKSFDGASKYSFDLEKTIMPYSLLAKIIIAITICLMLFISIKLYFVENGQIVNTIMILIASFVIFDGLITSGSAIAMLRMVENAIDSYSYVNDMEDMKEGSITEPIKNHNIVFKNVSFSYDDRPILKNVSAEIKENTMTAIVGPSGSGKTTFCNLIARFWDVKSGEILIGGKNIKDYKIENLMNSISMVFQDVYLFEDTIENNIKFGKQDASHDEVVEAAKKARCHEFIEALPEGYNTIIGEGGASLSGGEKQRISIARAMLKDADIIIFDEATANIDPENEDKLKEAIESLTKNKTVIMIAHRLKTIRNADQILVLNKGNIEERGDHKTLMEYGGLYKDLIEAKNISESWKLIN; encoded by the coding sequence ATGCTTAGTGTTTTTAAAAAAATATGGAATTTTTCTATTGAAGAACAAGTGTATCTAAAAAAATCAATCTTTGCTAATTTTTTCGGTTCTATTTTTAATGCTCTACAATTTGCAGCCATTTATTATGCGATTTTTGGGATAGTAAACAAGGATATAAGCATCAAAACAATAGGAATATCAAGTTTATTTTTATTAATTAGTATAGCAGGAGTAATTATTTCAAAAAATTCTTCTATGCTCAAACAAACACATGCCGGATATTTTATGGCTGGACACAAGAGAATTGAATTAGGTGAAAAAATAAAAAAAGTTCCCATGGGATTCTTCTCAAGTTTAAGTTTAGGAAATTTAACAACTATTGCGACTACTAACTTAGATAATGTAGAGACTTGGGTTCCAACTTTGTGTATTATGGTTTTCGGTGGCATGCTTAATGCTATTGTTTTTATCTTATCCTTATTTTTGTTTTCTTATAAGGTAGGTCTTGTAGCAATAGTTGGTTCTATTGTATTTTTAATGATTATTGCTCGTATGCAAAAAAGGTCTATTAAAAATGCAGACAAGATTCATGAGATTCAGGTATCACTTACCAAAGAAGTCTTATCAACATTGCAAGGAATGCAAATTATAAAATCATACAATCTAAGAGGAAGTAACAATAAAAAACTTGATAAAAGCTTTGATGGTGCAAGTAAATATTCTTTTGATTTAGAAAAAACTATAATGCCATATAGTTTATTAGCTAAAATAATAATAGCTATAACAATTTGTTTGATGTTGTTTATTTCAATAAAATTATATTTTGTTGAAAATGGTCAAATAGTCAATACTATTATGATACTTATAGCAAGTTTTGTAATATTTGACGGACTTATTACATCTGGATCTGCTATTGCAATGCTAAGAATGGTTGAGAATGCAATAGATTCTTATTCTTATGTAAATGATATGGAAGATATGAAAGAAGGAAGTATTACAGAGCCAATAAAAAATCACAACATAGTCTTTAAAAATGTATCATTTTCCTATGATGATAGACCAATTTTAAAAAATGTATCAGCAGAGATAAAAGAAAATACTATGACTGCTATTGTTGGACCATCTGGATCTGGTAAGACAACATTTTGTAATCTTATTGCAAGATTTTGGGATGTAAAATCTGGCGAAATTTTAATAGGTGGAAAAAATATTAAGGATTATAAGATAGAAAATCTTATGAATTCTATTTCCATGGTATTTCAAGATGTATATCTATTTGAAGATACAATTGAAAACAATATAAAATTTGGAAAACAAGATGCAAGTCACGATGAGGTGGTTGAGGCTGCAAAAAAAGCAAGATGTCATGAATTTATAGAAGCTTTACCAGAAGGATATAACACTATCATCGGAGAAGGTGGAGCAAGTCTATCAGGCGGAGAAAAACAAAGAATCTCCATAGCAAGAGCCATGCTAAAAGATGCAGATATAATTATCTTTGATGAAGCAACAGCAAATATAGACCCAGAAAATGAAGATAAACTTAAAGAAGCAATAGAATCATTAACAAAAAATAAGACTGTTATTATGATAGCCCATAGACTTAAAACCATTAGAAATGCTGATCAAATCTTAGTGTTAAATAAAGGAAATATAGAGGAAAGAGGAGATCATAAAACGCTTATGGAATATGGAGGTCTTTATAAAGACTTAATTGAAGCGAAAAATATATCTGAAAGTTGGAAGTTAATAAATTAA
- a CDS encoding ABC transporter ATP-binding protein, giving the protein MIEFKKSVFTYPNKNKIGPINLVINKGEVHLLAGKSGSGKTSIIRMVNGIIDNLFEGEKSGEVFIKNKNISDMTVRELISAVSSVYQNPKTQFFTDNSTSELLFPLENLGYRIDDMEKILNKVVEVLDIKHLLNRNVFELSGGEKQILSLASTMMMDSDVIVLDEPTSNLDLTNIIKVKEILKKLKELHKTILISEHRLNYLKGIVDTVSIIEDGRISRNYTGKEFYNLSDEERKSLNLRCLSNIKEHQNIKKHISNEMLEIKKLRYVVKKKEIINIENLKLYSGRIYFLVGKNGAGKSTFVKSLAGLLKTKEDEVFWKNTKISSKDRLRSSYLVFQNVNSQLFTSSVHEEIELNNEFKKTDNLLFNLNLLNKKDEHPQSLSGGEKQRVSIAAGIASSRKIFIADEPTSGMDYTNMMNVCKLLRDYANRDNVVLVISHDLEFISELADEILFISNGKIKCHGDINENNIEKIASFLI; this is encoded by the coding sequence ATGATTGAATTTAAAAAATCTGTTTTTACTTATCCAAATAAGAATAAAATTGGTCCGATTAATTTGGTGATAAATAAGGGAGAAGTACATCTTTTAGCTGGAAAGAGTGGTTCTGGGAAAACGAGCATAATTAGAATGGTAAATGGCATTATAGATAATTTATTTGAAGGTGAAAAATCTGGGGAAGTTTTTATAAAAAATAAGAATATATCGGATATGACAGTCAGAGAATTAATTAGCGCGGTATCATCCGTTTACCAAAATCCCAAAACTCAATTTTTTACAGATAATTCAACATCAGAATTATTATTCCCGTTAGAGAATTTAGGCTATCGAATAGATGATATGGAGAAGATATTAAACAAGGTTGTAGAAGTTCTAGACATAAAGCATCTTTTGAATAGAAATGTATTCGAACTTTCAGGTGGTGAAAAGCAGATTTTGTCTTTAGCAAGTACTATGATGATGGATTCTGATGTTATTGTACTTGATGAACCAACAAGTAATTTGGATTTGACAAATATCATAAAAGTAAAAGAGATATTAAAAAAGTTAAAAGAATTACATAAGACAATTTTAATTAGTGAACACCGTTTGAACTATCTTAAGGGCATAGTTGATACAGTAAGCATTATTGAGGACGGTAGAATTTCTAGAAACTACACAGGAAAAGAGTTTTACAATTTAAGTGATGAAGAGAGAAAATCGCTTAACTTAAGATGTCTTTCAAACATTAAAGAACATCAGAATATAAAAAAACACATCTCAAATGAAATGTTAGAAATAAAAAAGCTTCGATATGTAGTTAAGAAAAAAGAAATTATAAATATTGAGAATTTGAAATTATATTCAGGTAGAATTTATTTTTTGGTTGGTAAAAATGGTGCAGGAAAGTCGACTTTTGTAAAAAGTTTAGCTGGATTATTAAAAACAAAAGAGGATGAGGTCTTTTGGAAAAACACAAAAATTTCAAGCAAAGATAGATTGAGAAGCTCATATTTAGTTTTTCAAAATGTTAATTCACAGCTTTTTACATCAAGTGTTCATGAAGAGATTGAGTTAAATAATGAATTTAAAAAAACTGATAATCTATTATTTAATCTCAATTTATTAAACAAAAAAGATGAGCATCCACAGTCTTTATCAGGTGGAGAAAAGCAAAGAGTTTCGATTGCGGCAGGAATAGCATCTAGCAGAAAAATATTTATTGCAGATGAACCGACAAGTGGAATGGATTATACAAATATGATGAATGTCTGCAAACTTTTAAGAGACTATGCAAATAGGGATAATGTAGTGTTAGTAATAAGCCATGATTTGGAGTTTATATCGGAATTAGCTGATGAAATCTTGTTTATTAGTAATGGGAAGATTAAATGTCATGGTGATATTAATGAAAATAATATTGAAAAAATAGCATCTTTTTTAATCTGA
- a CDS encoding excisionase: MINENIKGVRVSEKAFLTLKEASEYFNIGQDKVRQLTDENDCDFVLFNGSKRLIKKKLMEEYLNRQFSI; the protein is encoded by the coding sequence ATGATTAACGAAAATATAAAAGGTGTTCGTGTTTCTGAGAAAGCATTTCTAACATTAAAAGAAGCATCTGAATATTTTAATATTGGTCAAGATAAAGTTAGACAATTAACGGATGAAAATGATTGCGATTTTGTATTATTTAATGGTAGTAAGCGTCTTATTAAGAAAAAGTTAATGGAAGAATATTTAAATAGACAGTTCTCTATCTAA
- a CDS encoding tyrosine-type recombinase/integrase produces the protein MVKRRKDSKGVVLKDGEYQRSNGTYEFKWQDKIGRRKSIYAKSLKELREKELDILRNTIDGINNEGSSLSVNDTFKLWTKVKRGLKDNTFKNYIYMYKQFVEPTFGRIKLSDIKRSDVRSFYNRLKEDQGLMVSTIDCVHTVLHQVLELAVDDEYIRFNPSDNALKELKVAYRNESPKKKAMTIEEQVLFEEYLSNSDEYKKWYPIFIVMLWTGMRVGEVTGLQWDDLDFDNGLINVNRTLVYYSKGKGLNNRYAINTPKTESGKRSIPMVQKVKDAFLMERELQKTFGIKCCDSIDGFKDFVFLNRFGKVHNNGTLNKALRRIVRDCNLSIMDKNKSNSNDILLVPHLSNHIFRHTFTTRLNEQNINTKAMQSILGHSDISTTMDIYVDATEDFKIEQMGEFEKAMKFIF, from the coding sequence ATGGTAAAAAGACGCAAAGATAGTAAAGGGGTTGTTTTAAAAGACGGTGAATATCAAAGATCAAATGGCACTTATGAATTTAAGTGGCAAGACAAAATAGGTCGTAGAAAATCTATCTATGCGAAATCTCTAAAAGAATTAAGAGAAAAGGAATTAGATATTTTACGCAATACTATAGATGGAATCAACAACGAAGGAAGTAGCTTATCTGTAAATGATACTTTTAAGCTATGGACAAAGGTAAAAAGAGGTTTAAAAGATAATACCTTTAAAAATTACATCTATATGTATAAACAATTTGTCGAACCGACTTTTGGTCGCATTAAACTATCTGATATTAAAAGATCTGATGTTAGAAGTTTTTATAACAGATTAAAGGAAGATCAGGGATTGATGGTTTCTACCATAGATTGTGTCCATACTGTCTTACATCAGGTATTAGAATTAGCAGTGGATGACGAATATATAAGGTTTAATCCATCTGACAATGCTTTGAAGGAATTGAAAGTAGCTTATCGAAATGAATCTCCGAAGAAAAAAGCCATGACAATAGAAGAACAGGTGCTATTTGAAGAATATTTATCTAATAGTGATGAATATAAAAAATGGTATCCAATATTCATTGTTATGCTTTGGACAGGAATGAGAGTTGGAGAAGTTACAGGATTGCAATGGGACGATCTAGATTTTGATAATGGTCTTATAAATGTAAATAGGACTTTGGTATATTATAGTAAAGGTAAAGGATTAAACAATAGATATGCTATTAATACACCGAAGACAGAATCAGGTAAGCGAAGTATTCCTATGGTTCAAAAAGTAAAAGATGCTTTTCTTATGGAAAGAGAGTTACAAAAGACTTTTGGAATCAAATGTTGTGATTCAATCGATGGATTTAAAGACTTTGTATTTTTAAACAGATTCGGAAAGGTTCACAATAATGGAACACTTAATAAAGCTTTAAGAAGAATTGTTAGAGATTGCAATTTAAGTATAATGGATAAAAATAAATCGAACTCTAATGATATTCTACTAGTTCCACATTTAAGCAATCACATTTTCAGACACACCTTTACTACAAGGCTTAATGAACAAAATATAAATACAAAAGCAATGCAGTCTATTCTAGGTCATTCTGATATTAGTACAACAATGGATATATATGTAGATGCAACAGAAGATTTTAAGATAGAACAGATGGGAGAATTTGAAAAAGCGATGAAATTTATATTTTAG
- a CDS encoding TetR/AcrR family transcriptional regulator translates to MKMEADERKKQIRQAAIKVFLDKGFRNTVMNDIMEATGLSRGGLYHHYGSTHEILYDIMMEGNLNRKDIVQKSSYDEGLILSPQLFSRMIIDKILADNDYVKLYVMFLCELKENDDLKKLYVKIKKESIQVFRELFSTLFNELPSDETFEFMINIMNSGLMACEILNARENFVKNKKYLTEVIGTYFTNVMKKDDERS, encoded by the coding sequence ATGAAAATGGAAGCTGATGAAAGAAAAAAGCAGATTAGACAAGCAGCTATTAAAGTCTTTTTGGATAAGGGATTTAGAAATACAGTTATGAATGACATTATGGAAGCTACTGGGCTTTCTAGAGGTGGCTTGTATCATCATTATGGTTCTACGCATGAAATCTTATACGACATTATGATGGAAGGTAATTTAAATAGAAAAGATATTGTTCAAAAATCAAGTTATGATGAAGGATTAATATTAAGTCCACAGTTGTTTTCAAGAATGATTATAGACAAGATACTTGCAGATAATGATTATGTAAAGCTTTATGTTATGTTTTTATGTGAGTTAAAAGAAAATGATGATCTGAAAAAACTATATGTGAAAATAAAAAAAGAGTCCATACAAGTATTTAGAGAATTGTTTTCTACTTTGTTTAACGAGTTACCTTCTGATGAAACATTTGAATTTATGATTAATATTATGAATTCTGGATTGATGGCTTGCGAAATTTTGAATGCACGTGAGAATTTTGTAAAAAATAAGAAATATCTAACTGAAGTGATAGGGACTTATTTTACAAATGTTATGAAAAAAGATGACGAAAGGAGTTAA
- a CDS encoding ABC transporter ATP-binding protein — translation MDLLKKYIKRNKAPYFISVLFAILGVISNLFVYIILSKMIISLIDGSQDFYYYINKIFLILSCLIIKEVFMFLSTMISHKTAYKIIRDIRKSLMEKLFNMPLGDILNESTGKLKDIIVNQVDNTETTLAHMIPEMTANLVGPIILFVYMLILDYRLSLISLIPLVIGGFFMTGPMKRMKVKFPQAVKIGQDMNNSVVEYINGIEVIKTFNQGEKSYRKYRDNVYKKANYYYDWMGENTRDYAISMSIAPVGILTIIPFGLYFCMNGSLDGGVFLTLIILSFGTIQNIMRVMTFEDDIGRMSTIFEEIKNILSARELSHKNENLDIKNYNIEIKNVDFSYEKDKQVLNNININIEEGSVNALVGESGSGKSTIAKLISGFWDVDSGSISIGNVNIKDMSLEKLSTVISYVAQDNFLFDMSIKDNIRIGNKNASDEEIIEVCKKAACHDFIMKLSDGYDTRVGEAGKHLSGGERQRISIARAMIKNAPIVILDEATSYIDPENEALIQDAISELVKGKTLIIIAHRLKTITDVDNIFVIKNGELACKGSHEELLKESKDYHNLWETALKGEENA, via the coding sequence ATGGATCTATTAAAAAAATACATTAAGAGAAATAAAGCACCATATTTTATTTCTGTCTTGTTTGCAATACTTGGAGTAATTTCAAATCTTTTTGTATATATTATTCTAAGTAAGATGATTATATCATTAATTGATGGTAGCCAAGATTTTTATTACTATATAAATAAAATTTTCTTGATACTTTCATGTCTTATAATCAAAGAAGTGTTTATGTTTTTGTCAACAATGATTTCTCATAAAACAGCCTATAAAATAATACGAGATATAAGAAAAAGCCTTATGGAAAAATTATTTAATATGCCATTAGGAGATATATTGAATGAATCTACTGGTAAGTTAAAAGACATAATTGTAAATCAAGTTGATAATACTGAAACAACATTGGCTCATATGATACCTGAGATGACAGCTAATTTAGTAGGACCTATAATATTATTTGTTTACATGTTAATTTTAGATTATAGACTAAGTTTAATATCTTTAATTCCATTAGTTATTGGTGGATTTTTTATGACAGGGCCGATGAAAAGAATGAAGGTAAAGTTTCCACAAGCAGTTAAAATTGGCCAAGATATGAATAATTCCGTGGTTGAATATATAAATGGAATAGAGGTTATTAAAACATTTAATCAAGGCGAAAAATCTTATAGAAAATACAGGGACAATGTGTATAAAAAGGCAAATTACTATTATGATTGGATGGGAGAAAATACAAGAGACTATGCGATAAGTATGTCTATTGCTCCAGTTGGTATTTTGACAATTATACCATTTGGTTTATATTTCTGTATGAATGGTTCACTAGATGGTGGTGTATTTTTAACATTGATAATCCTTTCTTTTGGGACTATCCAAAATATTATGAGAGTAATGACTTTTGAAGATGATATTGGAAGAATGTCAACTATTTTCGAAGAGATTAAAAATATACTTTCTGCGAGAGAATTATCTCATAAAAATGAAAATTTGGATATAAAAAATTATAATATAGAGATAAAAAACGTAGATTTTTCTTATGAAAAAGATAAGCAAGTCCTAAACAATATAAATATAAATATAGAAGAAGGAAGTGTGAATGCTTTAGTAGGCGAATCGGGTTCGGGAAAGTCGACTATTGCAAAACTAATTTCAGGATTTTGGGATGTAGATAGTGGTTCTATAAGTATAGGAAATGTAAATATTAAAGATATGTCCCTTGAAAAGTTATCTACTGTTATTTCCTATGTAGCACAAGATAATTTTCTTTTTGATATGTCAATTAAAGATAACATCAGAATAGGAAATAAAAATGCTAGTGATGAGGAAATAATTGAAGTATGTAAGAAAGCAGCCTGCCATGATTTTATAATGAAGCTGTCAGATGGATATGATACGAGAGTAGGAGAAGCCGGTAAACATTTATCTGGAGGAGAAAGGCAAAGAATATCAATTGCAAGAGCTATGATAAAGAATGCTCCAATAGTTATTTTAGACGAGGCTACCTCTTATATCGATCCTGAAAATGAAGCCTTGATTCAAGATGCAATATCAGAACTGGTCAAAGGGAAAACTCTAATTATAATTGCCCATCGTTTAAAGACAATAACAGATGTAGATAATATATTTGTAATTAAAAATGGAGAACTTGCATGTAAAGGAAGTCATGAAGAGCTTTTGAAGGAATCAAAAGATTATCACAATCTTTGGGAAACTGCCTTGAAAGGAGAAGAAAATGCTTAG
- a CDS encoding sigma factor-like helix-turn-helix DNA-binding protein, whose product MTKEYYLYVGGQKIKVSEQIYKVYWQEREHEKYLEQVDKKNHLLFFSSLNHDGNFENNLEDKNVDVEKVVATQMMIEALRNAMSKLNEEEREIIERLYFNDETLRAVAKTQNISHPALIKRRDKILEKLKKLIEEI is encoded by the coding sequence ATGACAAAAGAATATTACCTTTATGTCGGTGGGCAAAAAATCAAAGTAAGTGAGCAGATATACAAAGTCTACTGGCAAGAAAGAGAACACGAAAAATATTTAGAGCAGGTGGACAAGAAAAACCACTTGCTATTTTTTTCGTCTCTAAATCACGATGGGAATTTTGAAAATAATCTAGAAGATAAAAATGTTGATGTAGAAAAAGTTGTCGCAACACAAATGATGATTGAAGCACTAAGAAATGCTATGTCAAAGTTAAATGAGGAGGAACGGGAAATAATTGAAAGATTATATTTCAATGATGAAACACTTCGTGCAGTAGCGAAGACTCAAAATATATCACATCCTGCTTTAATAAAAAGGCGAGATAAGATTTTAGAAAAACTAAAGAAACTTATAGAAGAAATATAA